A section of the Prochlorococcus sp. MIT 1341 genome encodes:
- a CDS encoding ABC transporter substrate-binding protein, whose translation MTKKSSIWRLISSILILPFTYSCSDTKELNKTYLNVLMPAPFEDSTRELIKQFNTINKDSIKVVVTRGPRETESVSDLAISSLLLEKSPYDALLIDVTWLPKYAEAGWLENLAPWFDKTQFDKLEKGAEQGNIYKGNLYRWPFVADIGLLYWRKDLMSKPPKTPLDLTNISKRLKVNKQIKYGYVWQGRQYEGLSCVFLEIAKGFGGDWISKEGVVALNNKNTISSIKWLKSLLKEGLSPKAVTNFSEPEALQVFKNGDAAFMRNWPYAWKELQKDTSKVKGKVGITTMVSLNNYQPSPTLGSWGFSIISSSPNKDKAAQLIKFLSSNSSQKYLFLNYGYTPTTKEVFEDKQLLAIKPILVKLRQALRNSKPRPMTPVYAQISDVLQRHLSSIITEEVDIESEMSEATKSTERILSSAGIRIE comes from the coding sequence ATGACAAAAAAAAGCAGCATATGGAGATTAATTAGCTCGATTTTGATATTGCCATTTACATATTCCTGTTCAGACACTAAAGAATTAAACAAAACATACTTGAATGTGCTTATGCCAGCACCATTTGAAGACTCTACAAGAGAGCTTATCAAACAGTTTAATACTATTAATAAGGATTCTATAAAGGTAGTTGTTACAAGGGGGCCTAGAGAGACTGAATCTGTTTCAGACTTGGCAATTAGCAGTTTATTACTTGAAAAAAGTCCATATGATGCTCTTTTAATAGATGTGACATGGTTACCTAAGTATGCAGAAGCAGGTTGGCTAGAAAACCTAGCACCATGGTTTGATAAAACTCAATTTGATAAACTCGAAAAGGGAGCGGAGCAAGGCAATATTTATAAAGGTAATTTGTATAGATGGCCATTTGTTGCAGATATTGGCTTGTTATATTGGAGAAAAGATTTAATGAGCAAACCACCTAAAACTCCACTTGACTTAACTAACATTAGTAAGAGACTTAAAGTGAATAAACAAATAAAGTATGGATACGTATGGCAAGGTAGGCAATACGAAGGACTAAGTTGCGTCTTTTTAGAAATTGCAAAAGGTTTTGGTGGTGATTGGATATCCAAGGAGGGTGTTGTAGCTCTAAATAATAAAAACACAATATCATCAATAAAATGGTTAAAAAGCCTTCTTAAGGAGGGTTTATCCCCTAAGGCAGTAACAAACTTCTCCGAACCCGAAGCCCTTCAAGTTTTCAAGAATGGTGACGCGGCATTTATGCGTAACTGGCCATATGCATGGAAGGAATTACAAAAAGACACAAGCAAGGTTAAAGGAAAGGTAGGTATAACAACTATGGTTTCATTAAATAATTATCAACCATCTCCAACATTGGGAAGTTGGGGATTCTCAATTATCTCATCGAGTCCAAATAAGGACAAAGCAGCACAACTTATCAAATTCTTATCATCAAATTCTTCACAGAAATATTTATTTTTAAACTATGGTTATACTCCTACTACTAAAGAAGTTTTTGAAGACAAACAACTTCTTGCAATTAAGCCAATACTAGTCAAATTAAGACAAGCTTTACGAAATAGTAAACCTAGGCCAATGACCCCTGTTTATGCGCAGATAAGTGATGTCTTACAAAGGCATCTTAGTTCTATAATAACTGAAGAGGTAGATATTGAATCAGAGATGAGTGAAGCAACAAAAAGTACAGAAAGGATACTCTCATCTGCAGGAATTAGAATAGAATGA
- the htpG gene encoding molecular chaperone HtpG has product MEEGKIEIHTENIFPIIKKAVYSDHEIFLRELVSNSVDAISKRRMASVSGDCSDADKDQIAISIDRERKTITISDNGIGMTSEEVKRYINQVAFSSAEEFLQKYSKNEDNIIGHFGLGFYSSFMVAKKVELVSLSAIDKSKAVKWSCDGTPNFTLEETDKEEIGTEVVLHIMEDETEYLEPTRIKTLIKKYCDFMPVEILLEGEMINKMTAPWRKSPKEMKDQDYIDLYRYLYPYQGDPLLWVHLKTDYPYTLQGILFFPRTTGRADWESGEINLYCNQVFVSDSIKEVVPRYLLPLRGVIDSPDIPLNVSRSALQTDRRVRSIGGFVAKKVSDKIKSIKDSEPEFYAEAWETIGPFIKIGIMEDEKFAEQISEYVLFGTTSSDKEDVTLISKNGKSYTTLSGYLDRIKEGNEKKVIYCTDEISQRNAISLWKEQGIEVLKAETVIDAQYIPWLETKNNDVKFERVDSGLSGELTEDKSELADKDGETESEKIKTLVKDALSDEKITVQVQALRGEEAPPAMILLPEQMRRINDMGALIEQRLPGLPEHHVLLINQNHSLVKGLMKLHSGGVLVGTGESSPTTSISRDIAIHLYDMAKLSVGGLEPEELAGFQNRSAQLMGQLVDKAQ; this is encoded by the coding sequence ATGGAAGAAGGAAAAATCGAAATCCATACTGAAAATATTTTTCCCATAATTAAAAAGGCAGTTTATTCTGATCATGAAATTTTCCTAAGAGAGCTTGTTAGCAATAGCGTTGATGCAATTAGCAAGCGGCGAATGGCGTCTGTTTCCGGTGACTGCAGTGATGCCGACAAAGATCAAATAGCCATAAGCATTGATAGGGAAAGAAAAACTATAACTATTTCAGATAATGGTATTGGAATGACATCCGAAGAAGTAAAAAGATATATAAACCAGGTAGCATTCTCAAGTGCAGAAGAGTTCCTTCAGAAATATTCAAAAAATGAAGATAACATCATAGGACATTTTGGTCTTGGCTTTTATTCGTCTTTTATGGTCGCAAAAAAAGTAGAATTAGTATCATTATCAGCCATAGATAAAAGCAAAGCGGTAAAGTGGTCTTGTGATGGGACGCCAAACTTTACTTTAGAAGAAACTGATAAAGAAGAAATTGGCACAGAAGTTGTCCTTCACATAATGGAAGATGAAACTGAATATCTAGAACCTACAAGAATAAAAACACTAATAAAAAAATATTGTGATTTCATGCCAGTCGAGATTTTATTAGAAGGTGAGATGATCAATAAAATGACTGCTCCTTGGCGGAAAAGCCCAAAAGAAATGAAAGATCAAGATTATATTGACCTATACAGGTATTTATATCCATATCAAGGTGATCCCCTACTTTGGGTACATCTAAAAACAGACTATCCGTATACTTTACAGGGTATTTTATTTTTTCCGAGAACAACAGGCAGAGCTGATTGGGAGTCTGGAGAAATAAATCTTTATTGTAACCAAGTCTTTGTTAGCGACTCCATAAAAGAGGTAGTACCTCGTTACTTACTACCTTTAAGGGGAGTAATTGATTCACCAGATATTCCCCTTAATGTAAGCAGGAGTGCTCTACAGACAGATAGAAGGGTTAGGTCAATTGGAGGTTTTGTTGCTAAGAAAGTTTCGGATAAAATTAAATCAATAAAAGATAGTGAACCAGAGTTTTACGCCGAAGCCTGGGAAACAATAGGTCCATTTATAAAAATAGGGATAATGGAAGATGAAAAATTTGCAGAACAGATTAGTGAATATGTTTTATTCGGAACAACATCTTCCGATAAGGAAGATGTTACACTTATTTCAAAAAATGGTAAGTCATACACAACACTTTCAGGTTACCTAGATCGCATAAAGGAAGGGAACGAAAAGAAAGTTATATACTGCACTGATGAGATTTCACAGAGAAATGCTATAAGTCTTTGGAAAGAACAAGGAATTGAAGTTTTAAAAGCAGAGACAGTAATTGATGCTCAATATATTCCTTGGCTAGAGACAAAAAATAATGACGTCAAGTTCGAAAGAGTTGACTCTGGTTTATCAGGAGAACTAACCGAAGACAAATCCGAACTGGCCGATAAAGATGGAGAAACTGAATCTGAAAAGATTAAGACACTCGTAAAAGATGCTTTGAGCGATGAAAAAATCACTGTTCAAGTCCAGGCCCTTAGAGGAGAAGAAGCACCACCAGCAATGATTCTCCTACCAGAACAAATGAGAAGAATAAATGACATGGGAGCCCTTATTGAACAACGCCTTCCTGGATTGCCTGAACATCACGTGCTGTTGATCAATCAAAATCATTCTCTAGTAAAAGGCTTAATGAAGCTACATTCTGGAGGGGTTCTTGTCGGAACAGGAGAATCGTCCCCTACGACTTCTATTTCCAGGGATATTGCTATCCATTTATACGATATGGCCAAATTAAGTGTCGGAGGGCTTGAGCCAGAGGAACTAGCAGGATTCCAAAACAGATCAGCCCAGCTTATGGGGCAATTGGTTGATAAGGCACAATAA
- a CDS encoding indolepyruvate ferredoxin oxidoreductase subunit alpha, with protein sequence MPHTIVTDQCEGVADCATACPVACIKQGETKNAKGTNYWWIDFETCIDCGICLKVCPVEGAVIEEERSELQRTPRE encoded by the coding sequence ATGCCTCATACTATTGTTACCGACCAATGTGAAGGAGTTGCAGATTGCGCAACAGCATGTCCGGTTGCCTGCATTAAGCAGGGCGAAACAAAGAACGCTAAAGGTACCAACTATTGGTGGATAGATTTCGAAACCTGTATAGATTGCGGCATATGCTTGAAGGTTTGTCCGGTGGAAGGCGCTGTTATAGAGGAAGAGCGTTCAGAACTTCAAAGAACTCCCAGAGAGTAA
- the pstA gene encoding phosphate ABC transporter permease PstA: protein MNIKTSTNQDPMSLTYKHGNLRNIINKSLTITSAISALLTISPLIIILIYIMVKGGTQISIGLFTQLPEPPGDDITSGGIGNAIIGTLIVTLIGASIAVPIGIGGGIYLAEYSQKSNFSKFIRFGTNILAGIPSIIAGICVYGSIVSSKIILGSNFSALAGGLSLSILMLPTIIKTTEEGLKLVPDGLRKGAYAVGACQFTTITRITLPAAITPIATGIVLAIARAAGETAPLIFTALFSFYWSSGPSTLLEPIASLSVLIYNFALEPYQAQNELAWAASFVLVLMLLTMNILARLLGRFTPK, encoded by the coding sequence ATGAACATAAAAACATCTACAAACCAAGATCCAATGTCCTTAACTTACAAGCATGGTAATTTAAGAAATATTATAAATAAATCTCTAACGATAACATCTGCCATCTCTGCACTATTAACCATATCTCCATTGATAATTATTTTAATTTATATTATGGTAAAAGGAGGCACACAGATAAGCATTGGGTTATTCACTCAATTACCAGAGCCGCCAGGCGACGACATAACTTCTGGAGGCATTGGGAATGCAATAATTGGAACTTTAATAGTCACATTGATCGGGGCATCTATAGCCGTACCTATAGGCATTGGTGGAGGGATATACCTTGCCGAGTACTCACAGAAAAGCAATTTTTCTAAGTTTATTAGGTTTGGGACAAATATACTTGCTGGTATTCCCTCTATAATTGCGGGTATATGTGTATATGGATCGATCGTATCGAGCAAGATTATCTTAGGGTCAAACTTTAGTGCACTTGCTGGTGGGTTATCTCTTTCAATTTTAATGCTACCAACAATAATTAAAACTACTGAGGAAGGCCTGAAACTTGTTCCTGATGGGCTTAGAAAAGGTGCCTATGCTGTAGGAGCATGTCAATTCACCACAATTACAAGGATAACCTTACCAGCTGCAATCACACCAATTGCAACTGGAATAGTTCTTGCAATTGCTCGAGCAGCTGGCGAAACAGCGCCATTAATTTTCACTGCTTTATTCTCTTTCTACTGGTCCTCCGGACCTTCAACACTTTTAGAGCCAATAGCATCTTTATCGGTTTTAATTTATAACTTTGCTTTGGAGCCTTACCAAGCTCAAAACGAACTTGCATGGGCCGCATCATTTGTACTTGTATTAATGCTTCTGACAATGAATATATTAGCAAGGTTATTAGGAAGATTCACACCAAAATGA
- the rpmB gene encoding 50S ribosomal protein L28, which produces MSRVCQLTGTRANNGMAVSHSHIRTKKLQQANLQQRRLWWAEGNKWVKLRVTTRALKTIQKKGLGPYAKTLGIDLSKF; this is translated from the coding sequence ATGTCTAGGGTTTGCCAACTAACAGGAACACGCGCTAACAATGGTATGGCAGTGAGCCATTCTCATATCAGAACAAAGAAACTTCAACAAGCAAATCTTCAACAGAGACGACTTTGGTGGGCAGAAGGTAATAAGTGGGTAAAGCTAAGAGTAACTACAAGAGCCCTAAAAACCATCCAGAAAAAAGGCCTGGGCCCTTATGCCAAAACTTTAGGAATTGACCTAAGTAAATTCTAG
- a CDS encoding inositol monophosphatase family protein yields MNQLLCEIASKDANLDSSDLKELGKVSLEASKIGSKVLMSKYGKIRDVKSKGSGGNLVTSADLESEQAVIQYLRKECPEISILAEESGYIGNSDSLTWCIDPLDGTTNYAHGYPFFSTSIGLVWKKVPLLGAISAPALRENFWGIPGVGAFCNGEKIFASKTNSLQDSLLVTGFAYDRVKIKDNNYAEFCWLTHRTQGVRRAGAASVDLAYVACGKIDGYWERGLSAWDVAAGIPIAELAGCKICDYKGGGFDLTNGRVFACTPSLKEPLLNELKKVQPLPEVTYGTAKYN; encoded by the coding sequence ATGAATCAATTACTTTGTGAAATAGCTTCAAAAGATGCCAACCTAGATTCAAGTGATTTAAAAGAACTAGGAAAAGTCTCATTAGAGGCATCCAAAATAGGCAGTAAAGTTCTAATGAGTAAATATGGAAAGATTAGAGATGTTAAAAGTAAAGGCTCTGGGGGAAACCTTGTTACAAGTGCTGATCTAGAATCCGAGCAAGCTGTAATTCAATATCTCAGAAAAGAATGTCCTGAAATCTCAATCCTGGCCGAAGAAAGTGGATATATTGGAAATTCTGACTCATTAACATGGTGTATTGATCCACTCGACGGCACAACGAATTATGCACACGGTTATCCATTCTTTTCTACTTCAATTGGATTAGTTTGGAAAAAAGTTCCATTACTTGGAGCCATTTCTGCTCCTGCTCTACGAGAAAACTTTTGGGGTATACCTGGAGTCGGAGCGTTTTGTAATGGGGAGAAAATTTTTGCTTCTAAAACCAACTCACTTCAAGATTCGTTATTAGTTACAGGTTTCGCCTATGACAGAGTAAAGATCAAAGACAATAATTATGCCGAATTCTGTTGGTTAACTCATAGAACGCAAGGCGTACGAAGAGCAGGCGCTGCGAGCGTTGACTTGGCATATGTTGCCTGCGGAAAAATAGACGGCTATTGGGAAAGAGGACTATCAGCATGGGATGTTGCAGCCGGAATACCTATAGCTGAATTGGCAGGTTGCAAAATATGTGACTATAAGGGCGGAGGTTTTGACCTAACAAACGGGAGGGTATTCGCTTGCACCCCTAGCTTAAAGGAACCACTATTAAATGAACTAAAGAAAGTACAACCCCTGCCCGAGGTAACATATGGCACAGCAAAATATAATTAA
- the ggpS gene encoding glucosylglycerol-phosphate synthase, producing MNTLGKSNFVLLYHRTPFEEGKDANGKRVWLDQKSPNGIIPTLRNLFRNRDDGTWIAWREVLSTELEEDERLEMKSPSNFILRRIPLAKNEVSSFYHVTSKECFWPILHTFPTYFDVNNADWKIFEEVNQRFANAACLEASKGAKVWIHDYNLWLAPGLIRSMRPDLNIAFFHHTPFPGNDVFAILPWRRQIIESLLSCDMVGFHIPRYAENFARAANCLVGAKRGPKVAVNEKFIAVGSALTEPSVTPWLEHAGRRIQLLSSPVGTSPDVIEDIIKGKELKVHTDKIKQGTKKRRKLILSASRVDYTKGNEELLLAYERLLTRRQDLHGKVVLMLACVSAASGMKIYEETQRSIEEMAGRINGKFSLIDWVPIRLSTLRIPYEEMVAWFTQADICWITPLRDGLNLVAKEYAAARKGQDGVLVLSEFTGASVLLNGAVLTNPYSHRRMDEAIEEAINMKDNEQRERMETMVKAVYSYTVNDWAKEQLESIGGDTN from the coding sequence ATGAATACTCTTGGTAAAAGTAATTTTGTTCTGTTATATCATCGAACACCTTTCGAAGAAGGGAAAGATGCTAATGGTAAAAGGGTCTGGTTAGATCAAAAGAGCCCAAATGGAATCATTCCAACCCTAAGAAATTTATTCAGAAATAGAGATGATGGTACATGGATAGCCTGGAGAGAAGTTTTGTCTACTGAGCTAGAAGAGGATGAACGTTTAGAGATGAAATCACCCTCAAATTTCATTTTGAGAAGAATACCACTAGCAAAAAATGAAGTATCAAGTTTTTATCATGTAACTTCAAAGGAATGTTTCTGGCCCATACTACATACCTTTCCAACCTATTTTGACGTAAATAACGCTGACTGGAAAATATTTGAAGAGGTAAATCAGAGGTTTGCAAATGCTGCTTGTTTAGAAGCATCTAAGGGGGCAAAGGTATGGATTCATGACTACAACTTATGGCTTGCACCGGGTCTAATTAGATCAATGAGACCAGACCTTAATATCGCATTTTTTCACCATACTCCATTTCCTGGAAACGACGTCTTTGCAATCCTTCCATGGAGAAGACAAATAATTGAGAGTTTACTTTCTTGTGACATGGTTGGGTTTCATATCCCAAGGTATGCTGAGAATTTCGCAAGAGCAGCAAACTGTCTGGTAGGAGCAAAGCGTGGTCCCAAAGTAGCTGTAAATGAAAAATTCATTGCCGTAGGTAGTGCTCTTACTGAACCATCGGTAACACCATGGCTAGAACATGCAGGAAGAAGAATTCAATTGTTATCATCTCCGGTAGGAACATCTCCTGATGTAATCGAAGATATTATTAAAGGCAAAGAGCTTAAAGTTCATACAGACAAGATAAAGCAAGGGACAAAAAAGCGTCGTAAGTTAATACTTTCTGCCAGTAGGGTTGATTATACGAAAGGAAATGAAGAACTTTTACTTGCCTATGAAAGACTTCTAACAAGGCGACAAGATTTGCATGGGAAAGTGGTTCTGATGTTGGCATGCGTTTCAGCAGCAAGTGGCATGAAAATCTATGAGGAAACTCAAAGATCAATCGAAGAAATGGCTGGCAGAATAAATGGTAAGTTTAGTTTGATCGATTGGGTTCCAATCCGACTTTCAACTCTCAGAATTCCATATGAGGAAATGGTTGCATGGTTCACTCAAGCTGATATCTGCTGGATAACACCATTAAGAGATGGGCTAAATCTTGTAGCAAAAGAATATGCTGCTGCTCGCAAAGGTCAAGACGGGGTATTAGTTCTTTCAGAATTCACTGGCGCATCAGTTCTTTTAAACGGTGCAGTTCTAACAAACCCCTATTCACATAGAAGAATGGATGAAGCTATTGAAGAAGCTATTAATATGAAAGACAATGAGCAGCGGGAAAGAATGGAGACCATGGTGAAGGCAGTCTATTCATACACAGTAAATGACTGGGCAAAAGAACAGTTGGAATCAATAGGCGGAGACACAAATTAA
- the pstC gene encoding phosphate ABC transporter permease subunit PstC — translation MPESVAELFSLRQRPTSERLRDISFRNLAIFLASLVAVLLTGIFIVVFWGSLESIGKYGIEFLYTSEWNPVSDKYGAFTAIYGTLVTSLLALCIAVPLSISTAIFITEDIIPQKIRYLIGLMVELLAAIPSVVLGLWAIFVMEPFIRPLLIYLNIYFSWLPFFSTEPMGPGIAPAIIILVIMIMPIITSIARDSLNQVPKNLREGAYGVGATRWSAIINIILPAAISGIAGGVLLALGRAMGETMAVTMIIGNSNNFNWSLFSPGNTIAAMLANQFGEADGSQVSSLMFAALILMILTLIVNILAQMIVRRLSLKY, via the coding sequence ATGCCGGAATCTGTAGCTGAACTCTTCAGTCTTAGGCAAAGACCAACCTCGGAAAGGCTGAGAGACATAAGCTTTAGGAATCTGGCTATTTTTCTTGCTTCGTTGGTAGCAGTTTTACTTACTGGGATATTCATTGTTGTTTTTTGGGGGTCATTAGAATCGATAGGAAAGTACGGAATAGAGTTCCTATATACATCTGAATGGAATCCAGTTAGTGATAAGTATGGTGCCTTCACTGCAATCTATGGCACCCTTGTAACCTCACTGCTTGCATTGTGTATAGCGGTACCATTAAGTATCAGCACTGCGATATTCATTACTGAAGACATAATTCCTCAAAAAATCAGATATCTAATAGGACTAATGGTGGAATTATTAGCTGCAATTCCATCGGTTGTGCTTGGCTTATGGGCAATATTTGTTATGGAGCCATTTATAAGGCCATTACTTATTTATCTAAACATCTACTTTTCTTGGTTACCTTTCTTTAGCACAGAGCCAATGGGTCCAGGAATCGCTCCAGCAATAATAATTCTAGTGATAATGATAATGCCAATTATCACATCTATAGCGAGAGATTCACTAAACCAAGTTCCGAAGAATTTAAGAGAGGGTGCTTATGGTGTTGGCGCAACAAGATGGTCAGCAATAATTAATATAATTCTTCCTGCAGCAATCTCTGGAATTGCCGGAGGGGTTTTACTTGCATTGGGAAGAGCAATGGGTGAGACAATGGCAGTAACAATGATAATCGGAAATTCAAATAACTTTAACTGGTCTCTCTTCTCGCCAGGGAATACTATTGCAGCAATGCTTGCCAATCAATTTGGAGAAGCCGATGGTAGTCAAGTTTCATCTCTAATGTTTGCTGCTCTAATACTTATGATATTGACTCTAATAGTGAATATTTTAGCACAAATGATTGTAAGAAGACTAAGTCTTAAATACTAA
- a CDS encoding ATP phosphoribosyltransferase regulatory subunit — MALQPAAGAKDLIPQQVEKNQEITTLLAEVYRLWGYEEVSPPRIERLDTLTAGGGISSEEIVKLVAEVPLGLRPEMTASIARAACTRLSNRPRPLRLWATGTIFQSKVGAEGGLCIEENLQSGVELFGVKHIEAELELISLLIESLSTLKINAHHKTTLLIGHTGLMELILNPYRGKLKEEIKNYLIDFDRVGLEQLNLHSAHQEKLIKIIQTRGTANNVLTRLKDIFGEEPIIKDLLRLFKQMEPISKLQGIELQLDPTFQPHFELYNGLVFQLICQGKSSPVVIARGGRYDALVANCGGNKEEAAGVGFSFAIDAIREQITSSKQNQVNNSRTLIAYGPRKSLEDALIQQRELHGKGITAVLELERCPDLDSAQKLLLLRGCKNLNWLNG, encoded by the coding sequence ATGGCTCTTCAACCAGCAGCTGGAGCTAAGGATCTGATTCCTCAGCAAGTAGAAAAAAATCAAGAAATCACTACTCTCCTTGCTGAGGTTTATCGCCTTTGGGGGTATGAAGAAGTTTCTCCTCCACGAATAGAAAGGCTTGATACCTTGACCGCTGGAGGTGGGATTTCAAGTGAAGAAATAGTCAAACTTGTAGCAGAAGTTCCTTTAGGCCTTAGACCTGAGATGACTGCATCAATAGCCAGAGCGGCATGCACGAGGTTATCAAACAGGCCTAGGCCGCTTAGACTATGGGCTACTGGAACAATCTTTCAAAGTAAAGTAGGAGCAGAGGGTGGATTATGCATTGAGGAGAATCTGCAAAGTGGTGTTGAATTATTTGGTGTCAAACATATTGAAGCTGAATTAGAATTGATTTCACTACTTATTGAATCGTTATCAACACTGAAAATTAACGCGCACCACAAGACCACTCTCTTAATTGGGCATACAGGCCTTATGGAGTTAATTCTTAATCCTTACAGGGGTAAGCTTAAAGAGGAAATAAAAAACTATTTGATTGATTTCGATAGAGTTGGATTGGAACAACTTAATTTGCATTCCGCACATCAAGAAAAATTAATCAAAATCATTCAGACTAGAGGTACCGCAAATAATGTGCTAACTCGACTAAAGGATATCTTTGGTGAAGAACCAATAATTAAAGATTTACTAAGGCTATTTAAACAGATGGAACCAATCTCAAAATTACAAGGTATCGAGTTACAGCTAGATCCAACATTTCAGCCTCATTTTGAATTGTATAATGGACTAGTATTTCAATTAATTTGTCAAGGGAAGTCCTCACCAGTAGTAATAGCAAGGGGAGGAAGATATGATGCGCTTGTTGCTAACTGTGGAGGGAACAAAGAAGAGGCTGCTGGAGTAGGGTTTAGTTTTGCAATAGATGCGATAAGAGAACAAATAACAAGTTCTAAACAAAACCAGGTGAATAATTCAAGAACGTTGATCGCGTATGGTCCAAGAAAAAGTCTAGAAGACGCACTAATTCAACAAAGGGAATTGCATGGAAAAGGTATAACAGCTGTTCTCGAGCTTGAACGTTGTCCTGATCTTGATAGCGCCCAAAAACTCCTCTTATTAAGAGGATGTAAAAATTTAAACTGGTTAAATGGCTAG
- the pstB gene encoding phosphate ABC transporter ATP-binding protein PstB: MIPTSKPVTKTKEENSNTISLENVTISYGSLEAVKNIFFQIPKDRVTALIGPSGCGKSTVLRSLNRMNDLIDGCSLKGRVLFNGTDIYKPGIDPVEVRRRIGMVFQQPNPFPKSIFENIAFGARINGYKGDMNELVETSLKQAAVWDECKDKLNQSGYSLSGGQQQRLCIARTIAIQPEVILMDEPCSALDPISTLKIEETIHELKKRYTIVIVTHNMQQALRVSDKTAFFNAEMQKGGSGKVGYLVEFNDTEKIFNSPNQKTTKDYVSGHFG, translated from the coding sequence ATGATTCCTACATCAAAGCCAGTGACAAAGACAAAAGAAGAAAATTCTAATACTATTTCGTTAGAGAATGTTACTATAAGTTATGGTTCACTTGAAGCAGTTAAAAACATCTTTTTTCAGATACCAAAAGACAGAGTAACAGCCTTAATTGGGCCTTCAGGTTGTGGTAAATCAACTGTACTTAGATCACTTAACCGTATGAACGATCTAATAGATGGGTGTTCATTAAAAGGCAGAGTTCTCTTCAATGGTACAGATATCTACAAGCCAGGTATTGATCCTGTTGAGGTCAGAAGAAGAATAGGTATGGTTTTCCAACAACCAAATCCATTCCCAAAAAGTATTTTTGAGAATATAGCCTTTGGGGCCAGAATAAATGGCTACAAAGGTGACATGAATGAATTGGTTGAAACCTCACTAAAACAAGCAGCAGTTTGGGATGAATGCAAGGACAAGTTAAATCAAAGTGGATATTCTTTGTCAGGAGGTCAACAACAAAGACTATGCATTGCAAGAACAATCGCAATCCAACCTGAGGTAATACTTATGGATGAGCCATGTTCTGCACTAGATCCTATCTCCACCCTAAAAATCGAAGAAACGATACATGAATTAAAAAAACGATATACCATCGTTATTGTCACTCATAATATGCAACAGGCATTACGAGTAAGCGACAAAACAGCTTTTTTTAATGCAGAGATGCAGAAAGGTGGTTCTGGGAAGGTTGGTTATCTTGTTGAGTTTAACGACACTGAAAAAATATTTAATTCACCTAATCAGAAAACAACAAAAGACTATGTTTCTGGTCATTTTGGATAA